From the genome of Candidatus Deferrimicrobium borealis:
GGTCGACGATCTCGGCGCCCGGGACCTCCGCTCCGGGCGACTCGTTCAGGGGGAAGAGAACGTGGTATTCGGAGCGGAAGGCGTCGGGGATCCGGACCTCCCCGTGGCGCACTCCGATGGCCGGCTGGCGGAACATCAGCCGACCCTCCAGCGCCTTGTCGTAGAGCCGCCCGAAGGCGGTGTCGATGTCCCACAGCGACAGGTCGCCGCGCATGCCGATCGCCTGGACGGGGGGTACGGCCTTGATCTCCTGGAAGGGGTGCATGGCGGGTTCTCCTCTCGAGCGCCATCGGCCTTTGCCTACTTAGATGACCGATCTCCCCGGACCGGATTCCCTCCCCGAGCGGAATTCAAAACGCCGCCGCCGATCCCCCGCCGAATCATGTCCCACGCCCCTTCGCGGGTCGCCCTTGCAGGGATCCCGATCGATGGCCACCCCGATCCCGCTGGCGGACCGGCAAACAGTAATAAAACCCCGTTTATAAAATCCCTTGACACCGGTTTTTCGTTTGAGGTAGAAGATAGGGAAATCTTATTTTACAGGGTAAAACCGCTTTTCCCCGAAAGGAGGTGGGCCCGGGACGCATCGACCACGATTGAGGGGACCAAGTTCAAAGGCTCCAAAACGAGATAATTCCGGAAGGAGGGGGAAACAGAATGGCTGACGAGAAGTTGACAAACCGCTGGTTAATGGTTGCCGCCGCGCTGGTTCTGCAGCTGTGCCTCGGCGTGCTCTACGCCTGGTCCGTGTTCCGCGCACCGCTGATGAAGCAGTTCGGCTGGACGGTTAAAGAGGCCGGGTACCCGCTGATGGCCTCGTTCTTCTTCTTCGCGGTGGGGATGATCGTCGCGGGAAGATGGCAGGACAAGGCGGGCCCGAAGAAGGTCGCCATCTTCGGCGGCGTTCTGCTGGCCGCCGGATGCTTCCTGGCCGGCGCGATCGGCCAGACGGTCGGCGGGATGGTCTTCGCGTACGGCATCCTCGGCGGCCTCGGCGTCGGGTTCGCCTACGTGACCCCGATCGCCACCTGCATCAAGTGGTTCCCCGACATGCGCGGAACGATCACCGGCCTCGCGGTCTTCGGGTTCGGCGCGGGCACCCTGGTCTTCGGACCGCTGATCAACAAGCTCATCGCCAGCATCGGGCTGTCCCAGACGTTCTTCGCGGTGGGCGCGATCATGCTCGTGTGCGTCTGCGGCGCGGGCTCCATGTTCAAGGTTCCGCCCGCCGGGTACAAGCCGGCCGGCTGGAATCCGCCGACGCCGTCGTCCACCGCCCCGACCAAGCTCGACTGGACTCCCAACGAGATCATCGGGAACGGCCAGTTCTACGTTCTCTGGCTCATCTACCTGTTCGGCGCGGGCGCGGGGCTCATGATCATCGGGCAGGCCGTTCCGATCGGCCTCGAAGTCGCCAAGCTCGACAGGGCGGTCGCGGCGGCGGGCCTCGGGACGATGGCGCTCCTCAACGGCCTCGGCCGGCTGGTCCACGGGTCGATCTCCGACAAGATCGGCCGGAAGAACACCGTCATCCTCTGCTTCGCCGAGTACCTCGTGGCGTTCCTGCTGCTGCTCCCGAACGCCGACACCTTCACCAAGTGGCTGGTCGGGATCTGCATCGTCGGCTTCTCCTACGGCGGATACCTGGCGATCATGCCCTCGATCACGGCCGACTACTTCGGCACGAAATCGCTGGGCGCGAACTACGGCTACCTGTTCACGGCGTGGGGGATCGCGGGCGTCTGCGGCCCGTTCATGATCGACGCGGTCAAGACGGCGACGGGCTCGTTTACGAACGCGATGTATTACATCTCCGCCGCCTGCGTGGCGGGGATCGTGCTGGTCTTCATCTCCAAGAAACCGGAGTTCAAGGGAGCCTGATCGACGCGGCACCGGCGAACAACCCAAGCAACCCGGAACGGCCCCTCCCCGAGGGGCCGTTTCCTTTCCTCCTTCCTATCTCGGCTCGTAGAAGTCCGACAGCTCCCCGACGGCGAACCCCTTCTCCCGGAGACGGTCCCGCACCGACGCCACGTCGATCGTCGCGACCCGGACGAACGCGGCGTACCGGTCCGCCCCGTGGAGAGCGAGGACGAGGCTGCGCACCTCCACGTCCTGGTCGGCGAGCGCGGCGACCAGCCGGGCCACCTCCTTCACGTCCCGGCGCAGGACCACCTCGATCCGGACCCCCAGCCCCTCGATGTCGAGGGTGGACAGCAATGCGGTAAGGATGTCCGCCTTGGTGAGGATCCCCACGAGGCGATCGGCCTCGACCACCGGGAGGGCGCCGATCCGCTGGCGGGAGAGCACCAGCATCGCGTCGTCCAGCGTGTCCCCCGGGGAGAGGGTCACCAGCTCCCGCGTCATGATCTCCCCCACCGTCACGGGACGGCCGGAATCCCCGCGGTCGGCGCCGGACGTCCCTTCGAGGGTCGCGTTCCGCAGATCCGTGTCGGAGAGGATCCCGGCGAGGCGGTTCCCCTCCACCACCACCGGCAGGTGGTGGATCCGGTGCGCCGTGAGCAGCCGGGCCGCCTCCTCCAGGGTCGCCCCGGGCGTGACGGTGATCAGGTCGCGCTTCATCCTCGGGCCGACGAACATGGCGAACCCTCCCTTCCCTGCAATGTTTTTATATGCGCGATCGCCGAGGACACCAGCGACTCCATGCGGTACCCGCCTTCCAGCACCGAGACGACCCGCCCCTCGCAATGCTTGTCGGCCAGTTCGAGGACCCGCCGCGTCATGTGGACGTAGGCGTCCTCCGTGCACTCGAGCTCGGCGATCGGATCGTCCCGGTGGGCGTCGAACCCGGCGGATAACAGGATCAGCTCCGGCCGGAACGCCTCGATCGACGGGACGACTTCCCGCTCGAACGCCTCGATCATCTCCCGGTCGCCCGCGTGGGGCGCCAGCGGGATGTTCAGGGTGGCTCCCCGCCCGAACCCCGCCCCCTCCTCCATCCGTCTCCCCGTCCCCGGGTAGCAGAAGGACGGGTGCTCGTGGAGGCTGCAGTAGAAGGTGAGCGGATCCTCGTTGAACAGCGCCTGGGTGCCGTTCCCGTGGTGAACGTCCCAATCGAGGATGTAGATGCGCGCGATGCCGTAGGTGGACCGGGCGTACCGGGCTCCGGCGGCGACGTTGTTCAGGAAGCAGAACCCCATCGCGGAGGCGCGCCCCGCGTGGTGCCCCGGGGGCCGCACGGCGCAGAAGACGTTGTCCGCCCGATCCGAAAAGACCGCGTCGATCCCCGCCATCACCCCCCCCGCCGCCAGCAGCGCGGTCTCGTAGCTCCCCTCCGAGATCGAGCAATCCTGCACCGCGAAGTGCCGGTCCCCCCGTGCGACCGCCTCCCGGAACGCCTCGAGATAGGCGGGATCGTGCACCGCGCGGAGCGACGCCATCGTCGGGGTGTACGGCTCGAGGAAGATCAGGCTTTCCCGCAACCCCCCCTCGCGGATCGCGGCGAGGAGCGCCTCCATCCGTTTCGGACTCTCCGGGTGGCCCGGCCGCGTCTCGTGGTCGAGGAACCGCTCCGACCAGACGATCCCCGTGCGCCGCGGCGTGTCGGTGTAGATGACCTTGTACCCGTCCCACGGATCGGAGCAGAGGAGGAACGCCTTCCCGAGGGAGAACCGGAACGCTTCGGTGTGCGAGGCGTCCCGTTCGGTGGCGTAATACCCGTCCGGGTTCCGGTAGACGGGGATCTGGAGGTCACTGCGGAAGGCGGCCACCATGCTGGCATGGTTCAGCCGTCGGATCTCCTGCTCCTCCACCGGAAGGTGCAGGCGCCGCACGAGGGACTGGAGGTTCTCCCGCATTTCGGCGAACTGTTTCCGGTCTTCGCAATCGAACCCTTCCTTCGCCCAGTAATATTTCCCCACCGAAAGGGAAGCTTTCAACCGGAAACGGTGGAATTCCAGGCCGTGGAAGAGCCGTTCGTAGTAGCGGAAGAGGGACGAGGCGTAGCCGGTGCTCTGCGCGGAGAGGGAGATCCCCTCGATGTAGACGATCCGGCGGCCGGGGCGGCGCGGGAAGGGAAGGAAATGGAACACCGGCTCGCGCTCCCGGTAAAAGGAGAGGGTGAGGTGGCCCACCGCCTCGTTCCCGCGGACGATCTGGCAGTCGTAGAGGACCCGCCCCTTCCCGAACAGGAGGAGGCCGTCGCCGTGGGCAAGGCCGAGGACCTCGGGGGCAAGCGCGTCGAGGAGATCCTGCGGCGAAACGCGGTTCGCGAAGAGGTCGCGCCAGAGCTCGAGCATGCGGCGGTGCGACGGGTGCCGGCGGACGAGGAACGGCGCCCCTTTCCCGCTCTTCTTGATGATCGAGGAATTGAGTTCGGCGCCGAAGAGCCGGTCCGCCGCGATCAGCCGGTCGAACCCCTCGAGGATCTCGCTCTCCGGCAGGGGATCGCCGAACCCTCTGGCCTGGGTCGTGTCGAACGCCATCCTGCCTCCGTTGCTGGTTGCGTGCGAGCAGTGGGGGTACCCCAGGGAGCGCATTTCGTGCGGGAGTGGGGCGCCGCCTCGGAGGGGGACTCCGCCGGACCCGCCAGTTGCGTACGCTGGAGGAGAAGCCTGAGTATTCTCCCCGTGGCTGGTATGATAACGCATGACGCGGCGATATTTCCTCGCACCGATCCTGCTGCTGGCGCTCCTTCCCGGCCTCTCCGCGAGGGCGGAGGACAACGTGGCGGCCTGCCCCGTGGAATCGCTCCCGGCGATCCGCGTCGCCGCGGTGGGCGACATCATGATGGGGACCACGTTCCCCGAGCCGATCCTGCCGCCGGAGGACGGCGCGACGCTCTTCCGCTCCGTCGCGCCGCTGCTCGCCGGGCACGACGTCGTCTTCGGCAACCTCGAAGGCCCGCTGACCGACGTGGAGCGCTCGCCGAAGTGCCCGAAGCCGCGCCGCAACGGGCGTCCCTGCTTCGCCTTCCGCACCCCCCCGCGATACGTCCGGCACCTTTCGGAGGCGGGCATCACCGCGGTGAACGTCGCGAACAACCACGCGCTCGATTTCGGGATGGAGGGGCTGGACAATACGCTCGCCGTGCTCGACAACGCGGGGATCCAGCCGGTCGGCGGGGAGCGGGTCGCGGTGTTCGCCATCTCCTGCAGGAGCGTGGCGGTGGCCGGGTTCTCCTACTCCCTCCCGACGCGGTATGTCCATCCGCTGCTCGACGCGGAAGCGGCGCGGGAGATCGTGGCGGGGCTGAAAAACGAATACGACCTGGTCGTCGTGTCGTTCCACGGCGGCGCCGAAGGGGCGCGGGCGATGCGCGTCACGGACGCGGAAGAGGAGTTCCTGGGGGAGAACCGGGGGAACGTCGTCCGGTTCGCGCGGACCGTCGTAGACGCGGGCGCCGATCTCGTGGTGGGGCACGGGCCCCACGTCCCGCGCGCCATCGAGGTGTACCGGGGGAAACTGATCGCCTACAGCCTGGGGAACTTCGCCGTCTACAGCATGTTCAACATCAAGGGGCCGAGCGGGCTCGGGTACGTGCTGCAGGCAGCGCTCGACCCGGAGACCGGAAACGTCGTCCGGTTCCGTACGCCGTCGGTCACCTTGCGCCACCCGGGGATCCCGGAACCCGACCCGTCCGGGAAGGCGGAGACGCTTCTGCGCACGCTGTCGGAGGAGTTCCTCGCGGGAGAGCCCGACGCCGCCGAGCGCCGCGAAACCTTATCGCGCGTGTGGAAATAGATCGCCCGCACCACCTCCGCTTCTCCGCAGGGGGCGTCAGTTCTGGA
Proteins encoded in this window:
- a CDS encoding histone deacetylase produces the protein MAFDTTQARGFGDPLPESEILEGFDRLIAADRLFGAELNSSIIKKSGKGAPFLVRRHPSHRRMLELWRDLFANRVSPQDLLDALAPEVLGLAHGDGLLLFGKGRVLYDCQIVRGNEAVGHLTLSFYREREPVFHFLPFPRRPGRRIVYIEGISLSAQSTGYASSLFRYYERLFHGLEFHRFRLKASLSVGKYYWAKEGFDCEDRKQFAEMRENLQSLVRRLHLPVEEQEIRRLNHASMVAAFRSDLQIPVYRNPDGYYATERDASHTEAFRFSLGKAFLLCSDPWDGYKVIYTDTPRRTGIVWSERFLDHETRPGHPESPKRMEALLAAIREGGLRESLIFLEPYTPTMASLRAVHDPAYLEAFREAVARGDRHFAVQDCSISEGSYETALLAAGGVMAGIDAVFSDRADNVFCAVRPPGHHAGRASAMGFCFLNNVAAGARYARSTYGIARIYILDWDVHHGNGTQALFNEDPLTFYCSLHEHPSFCYPGTGRRMEEGAGFGRGATLNIPLAPHAGDREMIEAFEREVVPSIEAFRPELILLSAGFDAHRDDPIAELECTEDAYVHMTRRVLELADKHCEGRVVSVLEGGYRMESLVSSAIAHIKTLQGREGSPCSSARG
- a CDS encoding CBS and ACT domain-containing protein — encoded protein: MFVGPRMKRDLITVTPGATLEEAARLLTAHRIHHLPVVVEGNRLAGILSDTDLRNATLEGTSGADRGDSGRPVTVGEIMTRELVTLSPGDTLDDAMLVLSRQRIGALPVVEADRLVGILTKADILTALLSTLDIEGLGVRIEVVLRRDVKEVARLVAALADQDVEVRSLVLALHGADRYAAFVRVATIDVASVRDRLREKGFAVGELSDFYEPR
- a CDS encoding GyrI-like domain-containing protein encodes the protein MHPFQEIKAVPPVQAIGMRGDLSLWDIDTAFGRLYDKALEGRLMFRQPAIGVRHGEVRIPDAFRSEYHVLFPLNESPGAEVPGAEIVDLPGAEVASFVHRGPYEWIQCTYEMVLDWLRKSRYEAAGETREVFFVAPEPHSGGTQDDMLTEIQVPIRPAA
- a CDS encoding OFA family MFS transporter, which gives rise to MADEKLTNRWLMVAAALVLQLCLGVLYAWSVFRAPLMKQFGWTVKEAGYPLMASFFFFAVGMIVAGRWQDKAGPKKVAIFGGVLLAAGCFLAGAIGQTVGGMVFAYGILGGLGVGFAYVTPIATCIKWFPDMRGTITGLAVFGFGAGTLVFGPLINKLIASIGLSQTFFAVGAIMLVCVCGAGSMFKVPPAGYKPAGWNPPTPSSTAPTKLDWTPNEIIGNGQFYVLWLIYLFGAGAGLMIIGQAVPIGLEVAKLDRAVAAAGLGTMALLNGLGRLVHGSISDKIGRKNTVILCFAEYLVAFLLLLPNADTFTKWLVGICIVGFSYGGYLAIMPSITADYFGTKSLGANYGYLFTAWGIAGVCGPFMIDAVKTATGSFTNAMYYISAACVAGIVLVFISKKPEFKGA
- a CDS encoding CapA family protein; amino-acid sequence: MTRRYFLAPILLLALLPGLSARAEDNVAACPVESLPAIRVAAVGDIMMGTTFPEPILPPEDGATLFRSVAPLLAGHDVVFGNLEGPLTDVERSPKCPKPRRNGRPCFAFRTPPRYVRHLSEAGITAVNVANNHALDFGMEGLDNTLAVLDNAGIQPVGGERVAVFAISCRSVAVAGFSYSLPTRYVHPLLDAEAAREIVAGLKNEYDLVVVSFHGGAEGARAMRVTDAEEEFLGENRGNVVRFARTVVDAGADLVVGHGPHVPRAIEVYRGKLIAYSLGNFAVYSMFNIKGPSGLGYVLQAALDPETGNVVRFRTPSVTLRHPGIPEPDPSGKAETLLRTLSEEFLAGEPDAAERRETLSRVWK